A genome region from Cetobacterium ceti includes the following:
- a CDS encoding YchJ family metal-binding protein: MEIKTALELMKARYEAYKNGDIKFIKETHDPETATNVSWEDTEEWSKNSKWLGLEILSVVDGKEDDEEGIVEFKAFYEENHEKRVHHEKSLFVKNNGKWYYKKWLPIQGTIEKNEKIGRNDICPCGSGKKYKKCCGK; the protein is encoded by the coding sequence ATGGAAATAAAAACAGCGTTAGAATTAATGAAAGCAAGATATGAAGCTTATAAAAATGGGGATATTAAATTTATAAAAGAAACTCATGATCCAGAAACGGCTACTAATGTTTCATGGGAAGATACAGAGGAATGGTCTAAAAATTCTAAATGGTTAGGATTAGAAATTTTATCTGTTGTAGATGGGAAAGAAGATGACGAAGAAGGAATAGTAGAATTTAAAGCATTTTATGAAGAAAATCATGAAAAAAGAGTACATCATGAAAAAAGTTTATTTGTGAAAAATAACGGTAAGTGGTATTATAAAAAGTGGCTTCCTATACAAGGAACTATTGAAAAAAATGAAAAAATAGGGCGAAATGATATCTGTCCTTGTGGAAGTGGAAAAAAATATAAAAAATGTTGTGGTAAATAA